In Staphylococcus lloydii, the following proteins share a genomic window:
- a CDS encoding glycine betaine ABC transporter substrate-binding protein: MMKRRLIKTFGLIATLALALVLSACGNGGGSSDNKKTSLGDKDVEIPYIASDNSTARSLVIAEVLKKAGYNVTTTPVQASGPLYASVAEDKNQFHADGIFPSTDKKYYDKFKNKVTVYKQHHLISNVKVGLAVPKYEKDVSSIRDLKDKDFGKSVDWTIQGTDKRNGVMKQTQDEIGNDDLEKYSLNKSSDQEQFKKIQGAYKQQKPIVFTAMDPSWINKELDFKMLDDPDKVFGKQDQNINLVFNKEFKESHPGAYKIATRIADDWSKKDEEKLSKKIFVDDKNPEQTAKDYVNDHDSKVDDWKQGVGN; the protein is encoded by the coding sequence ATGATGAAACGACGTCTAATAAAAACGTTTGGTCTTATAGCCACATTAGCCTTAGCCCTAGTGCTAAGCGCTTGTGGTAATGGTGGTGGATCGTCAGACAATAAAAAAACATCTTTAGGTGATAAAGATGTTGAAATACCATATATTGCTTCAGATAACTCAACAGCACGCTCATTAGTCATTGCTGAAGTACTGAAGAAAGCTGGTTATAACGTTACGACAACACCTGTTCAAGCAAGTGGTCCACTATATGCTTCAGTTGCTGAAGATAAAAATCAATTTCATGCGGATGGTATATTCCCATCTACAGATAAGAAATATTACGACAAATTTAAAAACAAAGTTACCGTATATAAGCAACATCATCTAATTAGTAATGTTAAAGTAGGCTTAGCTGTTCCGAAATATGAAAAAGATGTTAGCTCAATTCGTGACTTAAAAGATAAAGATTTCGGAAAATCTGTGGATTGGACAATACAAGGCACAGATAAACGTAATGGTGTAATGAAACAAACACAAGATGAAATTGGTAACGATGATTTAGAGAAATACAGCCTAAATAAATCTTCAGACCAAGAGCAATTCAAGAAAATTCAAGGGGCTTATAAACAACAAAAACCTATAGTATTTACAGCTATGGATCCAAGTTGGATTAATAAAGAACTAGATTTTAAAATGTTAGATGATCCAGATAAAGTCTTTGGTAAACAAGACCAAAACATTAATTTAGTCTTTAACAAAGAATTTAAAGAAAGTCACCCAGGTGCATACAAAATAGCGACACGTATTGCCGACGATTGGAGTAAAAAAGACGAAGAAAAACTGTCTAAGAAAATATTCGTCGACGATAAAAATCCTGAACAAACTGCCAAAGATTATGTGAATGATCATGACAGTAAAGTTGATGATTGGAAACAAGGCGTTGGCAATTAA
- a CDS encoding TetR/AcrR family transcriptional regulator, whose protein sequence is MQPQSPVQKRTVQHIVHVTYHLLYKNYFDVITVQQICEEAEINRSTFYRYFEDKYDLLYYLAQYIGYLLKSRVNEEDTDTFVEAFVSYFEANKKIFRHLFTSTKSGDIYQELIQVHSKLMLDESCEKNDDLSRKIRQSNHPEMLCDFMSAGLIEVLKNWVDNNYDDDAVELYHFFKNTIATL, encoded by the coding sequence ATGCAACCACAATCACCAGTTCAAAAGAGAACGGTTCAACATATTGTCCATGTGACATATCACTTACTTTATAAAAATTATTTTGATGTGATAACAGTACAACAAATTTGTGAAGAAGCGGAAATAAATCGGAGTACATTTTATCGTTACTTCGAAGACAAATATGATTTGCTGTATTATCTAGCACAATACATTGGTTATTTATTGAAATCACGTGTGAACGAGGAAGATACAGATACATTTGTCGAAGCCTTTGTGTCATATTTTGAAGCAAATAAAAAAATTTTTCGTCATCTGTTTACTTCAACTAAGTCAGGAGATATTTATCAGGAGCTGATTCAAGTGCATAGTAAATTGATGCTTGATGAGTCATGTGAAAAAAATGATGACTTATCAAGAAAAATACGTCAATCCAATCATCCTGAAATGTTGTGCGACTTTATGAGCGCTGGATTAATAGAAGTATTAAAAAATTGGGTTGATAATAATTATGACGATGATGCAGTAGAATTGTATCATTTCTTTAAAAATACTATAGCGACATTATAA
- a CDS encoding alpha/beta hydrolase family protein — protein sequence MERVFYGNEEEQFFEVGVNDETSNKWIILIHGGYWRQKHSNENIGELFEKLGTEGFNVLTIEYRRGEHEWPIPNEDVSAAITKFKQSTYYHDEQELILIGHSVGGQLALLNEGAVDRVVALAPVTDVPFTYDNELGQNAAKAYFGDDKALMRQASPIEKSNLSSHTLIVHGNNDDRVLVENTFDFAHKFKHANLDLFIFNDLPHMECVNPAHPVFQYLLEWINE from the coding sequence ATGGAAAGAGTCTTTTATGGCAATGAAGAGGAACAATTTTTCGAAGTTGGTGTTAACGATGAGACAAGTAATAAGTGGATAATACTCATACACGGAGGTTATTGGCGTCAAAAGCATTCTAACGAGAATATCGGTGAGCTATTCGAAAAGTTGGGAACTGAAGGATTTAATGTGTTAACGATAGAATATCGTCGTGGTGAGCATGAATGGCCCATACCAAATGAAGATGTAAGCGCGGCGATTACTAAATTTAAGCAATCAACATATTATCACGATGAGCAAGAACTTATTTTAATTGGTCATTCAGTGGGAGGTCAGCTTGCATTATTAAACGAAGGGGCAGTTGACCGTGTTGTCGCATTAGCACCAGTGACAGACGTACCCTTCACATACGATAATGAATTAGGACAGAACGCTGCCAAAGCATATTTCGGCGATGATAAAGCACTCATGCGTCAGGCCTCGCCAATTGAAAAGTCGAATTTATCATCACATACACTCATTGTGCATGGTAACAACGACGATCGAGTACTCGTCGAAAACACATTTGATTTTGCGCACAAATTCAAACACGCCAACCTAGATTTATTTATCTTCAACGACTTACCTCATATGGAATGCGTAAACCCAGCACATCCAGTATTCCAATATTTGCTGGAATGGATTAATGAGTAG
- a CDS encoding GntR family transcriptional regulator, with the protein MDKPKYQIVADEIKEKIINKNYHIGMLLPTEKQFQDRYNLSRYTIRQAMDLLVSEGYIKKKKGSGSYVSNKYLSSNKDKSLKKIGVIVTYLSEYIFPNIIRGIEKELKKQGYSLILASTNNNHEDEKQCLEMMLNQGVSGLIVEPTKSNVYNPNLSYYPLFKQRDIPILMINANYEELNLPYIAIDDVKSGYLATQYLIDQGHEKIALITKIDDNQGKLRMKGYFNAFEQNDKLFKGEYIYTYNTESRQKVIEQIVEHISNNNINISALVCYNDEIAYDIIHQLWQYNIKIPQDISIVGEDNSILSRLKELNLTTTAHPQELLGTKAANLIIEAIEKENVLKSELIDTYIIERSSVKDLKNI; encoded by the coding sequence ATGGATAAGCCAAAATACCAGATTGTAGCAGATGAAATTAAAGAAAAAATTATAAATAAAAATTATCATATTGGAATGCTCTTACCTACAGAAAAACAATTTCAAGATAGATATAATTTAAGTAGGTATACAATTAGGCAGGCTATGGATTTACTAGTTTCTGAAGGATATATAAAAAAGAAGAAGGGCTCAGGTTCTTATGTTAGTAATAAATACTTAAGTAGTAACAAAGACAAAAGCTTAAAGAAAATAGGCGTAATTGTAACATATTTATCTGAATATATATTTCCTAACATCATTAGGGGTATCGAAAAAGAACTAAAAAAGCAAGGGTATTCGTTAATATTAGCAAGTACTAATAATAATCATGAAGATGAAAAGCAATGTTTGGAAATGATGTTAAATCAAGGTGTATCAGGTCTAATTGTTGAACCTACAAAAAGTAATGTTTATAATCCTAATTTGTCTTATTACCCTTTATTTAAACAAAGAGACATTCCAATTTTGATGATAAATGCAAATTATGAAGAGTTGAATTTGCCTTATATAGCTATTGATGATGTTAAATCAGGGTATTTAGCGACGCAATATCTTATTGATCAAGGACATGAAAAAATCGCTTTAATTACAAAAATTGATGATAATCAAGGAAAATTGAGAATGAAAGGTTATTTTAATGCCTTTGAACAGAACGATAAATTATTCAAAGGTGAATATATTTATACGTACAACACTGAAAGTCGTCAAAAAGTTATAGAACAAATAGTTGAGCATATTAGTAATAACAACATTAATATTTCAGCATTAGTATGCTATAACGATGAAATAGCATACGACATTATTCACCAATTGTGGCAATACAATATAAAAATACCCCAAGATATTTCAATAGTTGGTGAAGATAATTCAATTTTGAGTAGATTAAAAGAACTAAATTTGACGACTACTGCCCATCCTCAAGAGCTATTGGGTACTAAAGCAGCTAATTTAATAATTGAAGCTATTGAAAAAGAAAATGTACTCAAGTCTGAATTAATTGATACATATATAATCGAAAGAAGTTCAGTCAAAGATTTAAAAAATATTTAG
- a CDS encoding xylulokinase yields MNNIKSEELSIGIELGSTRIKTIAIDRKLNVRASGSFQWENKFVDGFWTYSANDIWVGLQKSYSAMAQDLFDKTGVTLTKVNSIGISAMMHGYLAFDNNDDLLVPFRTWRNGNTKEAAKKLTSIFNFNIPERWSVAHIYQAILNKESHIKQVKFITTLSGYIHWYLTGEKVIGLGDASGMFPIDISTKNYRQDLLNEAQNLFATHGYHTSIENVLPQVKLAGEFAGYLTKIGAKLLDPTGKLEAGCLLCPPEGDAATGMVATNSITANTGNISAGTSAFAMIVLNNKLQNYYPEVDVVTTPDGKEVAMIHVNNCTSDINDWMNLFSEVLETMGVSFSPEDMYGQILGASLSSDDDLGGLLSYNYISGENITDIDVGHPMFIRLPNNKFNLANFMKMHLYSAFSTLKIGIDLLQKNENINLSKLIAHGGIFKTKNIAQQVLSSALQEKITVMDTASEGGAWGISILSYYASLDEQITLEKFLNERVFINTKEFTSEPKDKEVQNFQNYLNRMKLGLQIERDANYYLGVDKNVRATEARSL; encoded by the coding sequence TTGAATAATATAAAAAGTGAAGAGTTATCAATAGGTATTGAGTTAGGTTCTACAAGAATAAAAACAATTGCTATTGATAGAAAACTTAATGTGAGAGCTTCTGGTAGTTTTCAATGGGAAAATAAATTTGTAGATGGGTTTTGGACATATTCGGCTAATGATATTTGGGTAGGTCTACAAAAAAGTTATAGTGCTATGGCACAAGATTTATTTGATAAAACTGGCGTTACATTAACTAAAGTTAACTCTATTGGCATTAGTGCTATGATGCATGGATATTTAGCATTTGATAACAATGATGACTTACTTGTGCCATTTAGAACATGGCGCAACGGTAATACAAAAGAAGCCGCTAAAAAATTAACGAGTATATTTAATTTCAATATTCCAGAAAGATGGAGTGTTGCACATATTTATCAAGCGATTTTAAATAAGGAATCACATATAAAGCAAGTTAAATTTATTACTACATTATCAGGATATATACACTGGTATTTAACTGGTGAAAAAGTAATAGGACTAGGTGATGCTTCAGGTATGTTTCCTATAGATATAAGTACTAAAAATTACAGACAAGATTTATTGAATGAAGCACAGAATTTATTTGCAACACATGGTTATCATACTTCTATTGAAAACGTACTACCGCAAGTAAAATTAGCAGGTGAATTCGCGGGTTACTTAACTAAAATTGGCGCAAAATTATTAGATCCAACTGGAAAACTTGAGGCTGGATGCTTGTTATGTCCGCCAGAAGGGGATGCAGCTACAGGCATGGTAGCAACAAACTCGATTACAGCAAATACTGGCAATATTTCAGCAGGTACAAGCGCATTTGCCATGATAGTTTTAAATAACAAATTACAGAATTATTATCCTGAAGTTGATGTTGTTACGACTCCTGATGGTAAAGAAGTAGCCATGATTCATGTGAATAATTGTACATCGGATATAAATGATTGGATGAATTTATTTTCGGAAGTATTAGAAACAATGGGGGTTAGTTTTTCACCTGAAGATATGTACGGACAAATATTAGGGGCATCACTTTCTAGTGATGATGACTTAGGTGGTCTTTTGTCATACAACTACATTTCTGGAGAAAATATAACTGATATAGATGTTGGGCACCCGATGTTTATTAGGCTACCAAATAATAAATTTAACCTAGCTAATTTTATGAAAATGCACCTATATAGTGCATTTAGCACATTGAAAATTGGGATTGATTTACTACAGAAAAATGAAAATATTAACTTGTCAAAATTAATAGCGCATGGCGGTATTTTCAAAACTAAAAATATTGCTCAACAAGTATTATCTTCAGCCCTTCAAGAGAAAATTACTGTAATGGATACCGCAAGTGAAGGGGGAGCATGGGGGATTAGTATATTAAGTTATTATGCATCATTAGATGAACAAATAACTTTAGAAAAATTTCTCAATGAAAGAGTTTTTATAAATACTAAGGAATTTACAAGCGAACCAAAAGATAAAGAGGTGCAAAATTTCCAAAATTATTTAAATAGAATGAAGCTTGGATTACAGATTGAAAGGGATGCTAATTACTATTTAGGAGTGGATAAGAATGTTAGAGCAACTGAAGCAAGAAGTTTATGA
- a CDS encoding L-ribulose-5-phosphate 4-epimerase: protein MLEQLKQEVYEANLELPIRGLIKYTWGNASAFDTEQQLFVIKPSGVDYDTMSPEDMVVCNLNCEVVEGTLKPSSDMPTHAALYKKFHDIGSIVHTHSPWATTWSQSGLDVPAMGTTHADTFYGSIPCARYLNTEEIDRDYEYETGNVIIETFEKRGLKHWEVPAVLLHGHAPFVWGKDCKEAVMNAVVLEEVCKMNIFTRQINPFAETLPQSILDKHYQRKHGVNAYYGQK from the coding sequence ATGTTAGAGCAACTGAAGCAAGAAGTTTATGAGGCTAATTTAGAGTTGCCTATAAGAGGACTTATTAAGTATACATGGGGCAATGCGAGTGCTTTTGATACAGAACAACAGCTTTTCGTGATTAAACCTAGTGGAGTAGATTACGACACTATGTCACCAGAAGATATGGTTGTTTGTAATTTGAATTGTGAAGTAGTTGAAGGAACGCTTAAACCATCATCTGATATGCCTACACACGCTGCTTTATATAAAAAATTTCATGATATTGGAAGCATAGTACACACACATTCTCCATGGGCTACTACTTGGTCACAATCTGGACTTGATGTACCAGCTATGGGCACCACACACGCGGACACATTTTATGGTTCGATTCCATGCGCCAGATATTTAAACACCGAGGAGATAGATAGAGATTACGAATATGAAACAGGAAATGTTATTATAGAAACTTTTGAAAAAAGAGGCTTGAAACATTGGGAAGTACCAGCAGTTTTATTACATGGTCATGCTCCTTTTGTCTGGGGGAAGGATTGCAAAGAGGCAGTTATGAACGCTGTAGTTTTAGAAGAAGTATGCAAAATGAATATATTTACTAGACAAATAAATCCATTTGCTGAAACTCTACCGCAATCGATTTTAGATAAACATTATCAAAGAAAGCATGGCGTAAATGCTTATTATGGTCAAAAATAG
- the araA gene encoding L-arabinose isomerase, protein MKESKIFWLVVGSQELYGDEALAQVKHNAETIVETLNNTADLDFEIKLQEKLAISADVIKNIMKEANYRDEVVGVITWMHTFSPAKTWIRGTQLLQKPLLHLATQFNKEIPWSDIDMDYMNLHQSAHGDREYGFINKRLNKNNEVVFGHWEDTLVQQKINDWMHVANTYYESFDLKVARFGDNMRNVTVTEGDKIEAQIKFGWTVDYFGIGDLVEYVNKVSENDINEILEQYKVAYDFEYRDYSKQDFEKSVIEQIKYEIAIKQFLDDGGYTAFTTNFEDLHGMKQLPGLAVQRLNEQGYGFAGEGDWKTAALDRLLKITTQNRATGFMEDYTYDMREPYTHVLGSHMLEVDPTLASTKPKIVVNPLGIGGKDDPARLVFDGKQGEGVMVTMIDLGTHYKFIVNEINAKSVDESAPNLPVARILWDVKPSFEQGIRRWIEAGGGHHSVLSLELTIPQIMQLFKLFNAEYELIQ, encoded by the coding sequence ATGAAAGAATCAAAAATATTTTGGTTGGTAGTGGGATCACAAGAATTATATGGGGATGAGGCACTAGCCCAAGTAAAGCATAATGCAGAAACGATTGTAGAAACATTGAATAACACCGCTGATTTAGATTTTGAAATCAAGTTGCAAGAAAAATTAGCTATATCTGCCGATGTTATTAAAAACATAATGAAAGAAGCTAATTATAGAGATGAAGTAGTTGGTGTAATTACCTGGATGCATACATTTTCACCAGCAAAAACTTGGATTAGAGGTACGCAATTATTACAAAAACCGTTATTACATTTAGCAACTCAGTTTAATAAAGAAATTCCATGGTCTGACATAGATATGGATTATATGAACTTGCATCAGTCAGCACATGGGGATAGAGAGTATGGCTTTATTAATAAACGTTTGAATAAAAATAATGAAGTTGTCTTTGGTCATTGGGAGGATACCTTAGTACAACAAAAAATAAATGATTGGATGCACGTTGCTAACACTTATTATGAGAGTTTTGACTTAAAGGTAGCCAGATTTGGAGATAATATGCGTAACGTTACAGTAACTGAAGGGGATAAGATAGAAGCACAAATTAAATTTGGTTGGACTGTAGATTATTTTGGTATTGGAGATTTGGTTGAATACGTTAATAAAGTTTCTGAAAATGACATAAACGAAATACTTGAACAATATAAAGTAGCATATGATTTTGAATATAGAGATTACAGTAAACAGGATTTTGAAAAGTCTGTTATAGAACAAATTAAATATGAAATAGCGATTAAGCAATTTTTAGATGATGGTGGTTACACTGCATTCACTACTAATTTTGAAGATTTACATGGTATGAAGCAGTTACCTGGATTAGCGGTACAAAGATTAAACGAACAAGGTTATGGCTTTGCAGGTGAAGGTGATTGGAAAACGGCAGCTTTAGATCGATTGTTGAAAATTACAACACAAAATAGAGCTACCGGTTTTATGGAAGATTACACATATGATATGAGAGAACCTTACACACACGTATTGGGTTCTCATATGTTAGAAGTAGATCCAACTTTAGCTAGTACAAAACCTAAAATTGTAGTTAATCCTTTAGGTATAGGAGGAAAAGATGACCCAGCACGACTTGTTTTTGACGGTAAGCAGGGTGAAGGCGTCATGGTAACGATGATAGATTTAGGCACACATTACAAATTTATCGTTAATGAAATCAATGCCAAATCTGTAGATGAATCGGCACCCAATTTACCAGTAGCTCGAATTTTATGGGATGTAAAACCTTCTTTTGAACAAGGTATTAGAAGATGGATAGAAGCAGGAGGGGGGCATCATTCAGTACTTTCATTAGAATTAACAATACCTCAAATTATGCAACTATTTAAATTATTTAACGCTGAATATGAATTAATACAATAA